One genomic segment of Sorex araneus isolate mSorAra2 chromosome X, mSorAra2.pri, whole genome shotgun sequence includes these proteins:
- the LOC129399878 gene encoding keratin-associated protein 5-1-like, which translates to MLPRGLLLRLLPLLLWLLWGLLQPTRGLLLPPHLLLPAVLLLLWWLRLWLRLREGLRLRQGLLPAEVLLPEAMLLLGARLRHCCMVDTSLWAGSAGTVLLCGGCGCGGCGGCGCGGCGGCGGCGGCGGCGCGGCGSCTVCRCYRVGCCSGCCPCCCGCCGGCCSQPVVCCCRRTCCCQPCCCSCGCGGCGCGCGCGCGKGCGCGKGCCQQKCCCQKQCCC; encoded by the exons ATGCTACCGCGTGGGCTGCTGCTCCGGCTGCTGCCCCTGCTGCTGTGGCTGCTGTGGGGGCTGCTGCAGCCAACCCGTGGTCTGCTGCTACCGCCGCACCTGCTGCTGCCAGCCGTGTTGCTGCTGCTGTGGTGGCTGCGGCTGTGGCTGCGGCTGCGGGAAGGGCTGCGGCTGCGGCAAGGGCTGCTGCCAGCAGAAGTGCTGCTGCCAGAAGCAATGCTGCTGCTAGGCGCCCGGCTCAGGCACTGCTGCATGGTGGATACCAGTCTCTGGGCAGGGTCTGCAGGAACTGTCCTGCTG tgtggtggctgtggctgtggtggctgcggtggctgtggctgtggtggctgtggtggctgtggtggctgtggtggctgcggtggctgtggctgtggcggCTGTGGCAGCTGCACCGTCTGCAGATGCTACCGCGTGGGCTGCTGCTCCGGCTGCTGCCCCTGCTGCTGTGGCTGCTGTGGGGGCTGCTGCAGCCAACCCGTGGTCTGCTGCTGCCGCCGCACCTGCTGCTGCCAGCCGTGTTGCTGCAgctgtggctgtggtggctgcggctgcggctgtgGCTGCGGCTGCGGGAAGGGCTGTGGCTGCGGCAAGGGCTGCTGCCAGCAGAAGTGCTGCTGCCAGAAGCAATGCTGCTGCTAG